Proteins encoded in a region of the Brevefilum fermentans genome:
- a CDS encoding PHP domain-containing protein, whose protein sequence is MNTIPTPLFDFHAHTTASDGTLTPTELVTLAKQLGLIAMAITDHDTIAGLPDGSAKAKEFGIYFLHGVELNTDASGVEVDILGYFVDIEDPTFINMVEYRQGERIRRATEMVSKLIELGFNITYERVREIAGGVIARPHIAQALIENGYASSQKDAYARLIGFGAPAYAKRDPLKPEVAIKHIKSAGGVPIIAHPGLIGDDSIVHDLLNQGAEGLEAYYAYHTKEQQDKYLAIANDYNVIVSCGSDYHGPNRNKNKMLGSVVTPIQVMETLVDKVQEAWHTYKIKAVK, encoded by the coding sequence ATGAACACAATACCAACACCCTTATTTGACTTTCATGCCCACACTACTGCTTCTGATGGGACATTAACGCCAACCGAACTCGTCACGCTAGCCAAACAATTGGGTCTAATTGCGATGGCGATTACCGATCACGATACAATCGCTGGTTTACCTGATGGATCTGCAAAAGCAAAAGAGTTTGGAATTTATTTTTTACATGGTGTAGAGCTGAATACAGATGCCAGCGGTGTTGAGGTTGATATACTTGGCTATTTTGTCGACATTGAAGATCCAACCTTTATTAATATGGTTGAGTATCGTCAAGGTGAGCGGATCCGAAGAGCAACGGAAATGGTTTCAAAGCTCATTGAGTTGGGATTCAACATTACCTATGAAAGAGTGCGCGAGATTGCTGGCGGTGTGATCGCAAGACCTCATATAGCCCAAGCACTAATCGAGAATGGGTATGCATCGAGCCAGAAAGATGCTTATGCTCGCCTAATCGGTTTTGGCGCCCCGGCTTATGCAAAACGGGATCCTCTCAAACCAGAGGTTGCAATAAAACATATTAAATCCGCTGGCGGTGTGCCGATTATTGCTCATCCGGGATTAATCGGTGACGATTCTATTGTGCACGACCTCCTGAACCAGGGTGCAGAAGGTTTAGAAGCATATTATGCTTATCATACCAAGGAGCAACAGGACAAGTATCTGGCAATAGCAAATGACTATAATGTGATCGTGAGCTGCGGTAGCGATTATCATGGTCCAAATCGAAATAAAAACAAGATGCTGGGTAGTGTAGTGACTCCAATCCAAGTAATGGAAACTCTCGTTGACAAAGTGCAAGAAGCTTGGCATACATATAAGATTAAGGCGGTCAAATGA
- the rpiB gene encoding ribose 5-phosphate isomerase B, with protein MKIAIGSDHLGLELKNTIKEFLETQGTVKVEIVDVGVFDANPVDYPDIAEKVALEVASKNCERGILICGTGIGMALTANKVPGVRAAQAHDVYSAERARKSNDAQVITLGALVIGKELAKKIIEAWLVSEFGGGGSTQKVNKIKQLDERYRKLE; from the coding sequence ATGAAAATTGCCATTGGATCAGACCACCTTGGACTTGAATTAAAAAACACCATCAAGGAGTTCCTCGAAACACAGGGGACTGTTAAGGTTGAGATCGTTGATGTAGGTGTTTTCGATGCCAATCCTGTTGACTACCCTGATATCGCTGAAAAGGTAGCCTTGGAAGTCGCCTCGAAAAATTGTGAGCGTGGGATTCTAATTTGCGGTACTGGAATTGGTATGGCACTCACAGCAAATAAGGTGCCAGGTGTGCGAGCGGCACAAGCACATGATGTTTATTCCGCTGAACGTGCACGAAAAAGCAATGATGCCCAGGTAATTACATTAGGGGCGCTGGTTATTGGCAAAGAACTGGCGAAGAAAATCATCGAGGCCTGGTTGGTCTCCGAGTTTGGTGGAGGCGGTTCTACCCAAAAAGTTAATAAGATAAAACAACTGGATGAACGGTATCGAAAATTAGAATAA
- a CDS encoding sugar phosphate isomerase/epimerase family protein produces the protein MDIIVSHLPYLGYSIINMKDLPKQYGIEIFAEYGNNYYWKYHLAELMNGRTGKLSVHGPFCQINLASKECNWNDVLETYKLSYDICNQYNAVHCVCHPHGPMPDYEGFVLEDGQKLALERVVILNEIAKSEGVELLVENMPFPELVFQQDDFVKYFASVEDINFLIDIGHAMLHGWDISKLLSDLGTRIRAYHVHENFGDADSHLKVGEGPLDWNQFFLDYKQNSPNARLVLEYMYGPMDSIIENIALVESYL, from the coding sequence ATGGATATTATCGTCAGTCACTTACCCTATTTAGGTTATTCAATTATTAACATGAAAGACCTCCCAAAACAATACGGTATTGAAATTTTTGCCGAGTACGGTAACAATTATTACTGGAAATACCATTTAGCAGAATTAATGAATGGAAGAACTGGAAAATTAAGCGTCCACGGACCCTTTTGTCAGATAAACCTGGCTTCAAAAGAATGTAATTGGAATGACGTTTTGGAAACCTACAAATTGAGCTATGATATCTGTAATCAATATAATGCTGTCCATTGTGTATGTCACCCTCACGGGCCAATGCCAGATTATGAAGGGTTTGTTTTAGAAGATGGACAAAAACTGGCTTTAGAACGGGTCGTTATCCTCAATGAAATAGCTAAATCTGAAGGTGTTGAATTACTGGTTGAAAACATGCCATTTCCAGAACTTGTTTTTCAGCAGGACGATTTCGTTAAGTATTTCGCTTCGGTTGAAGACATTAACTTTCTGATTGATATTGGACATGCAATGCTACATGGCTGGGACATTTCTAAATTACTCAGCGATTTAGGCACTCGCATACGTGCTTATCACGTCCATGAAAATTTCGGGGATGCTGACTCGCATTTAAAAGTTGGTGAGGGCCCTCTTGATTGGAACCAGTTTTTCTTAGATTATAAGCAAAATTCTCCTAATGCGCGCTTAGTTCTTGAATATATGTATGGTCCAATGGATTCAATCATTGAAAATATAGCCCTTGTAGAAAGCTATTTATAA
- a CDS encoding sugar phosphate isomerase/epimerase family protein produces the protein MNNILVSSSAYLAFNIVNMVNLPRELGIEVLIENANDFVWRHALKELLIDRPSQFSIHGPFLYMNLASPNCEMDQVVENYKWTFDYYNTYGARHVVLHPHGQILEPQKEDAETRKARCLENINTIAELALKENVNLLVENLPYAYTVFGQEDYFDLFKQIPSVGSIIDVGHCLIKGWDIPTVLEILGSKIDAFHINDNYGLNQADVHMKVGDGVFDYKEFIKAYKKFCPDARLVLEYLNVTTEEIVENANMISNLLAE, from the coding sequence ATGAATAATATACTTGTAAGCTCTTCTGCTTACCTTGCTTTTAATATCGTAAATATGGTTAACCTTCCACGAGAGCTAGGAATAGAAGTTCTTATTGAAAATGCGAATGATTTTGTTTGGCGGCATGCTCTTAAAGAATTGCTGATTGACCGTCCAAGCCAATTTAGTATCCATGGCCCCTTTTTGTATATGAATCTTGCTTCCCCAAATTGTGAGATGGATCAGGTTGTTGAGAACTATAAATGGACATTTGACTACTACAACACCTATGGTGCTAGACATGTTGTACTTCACCCTCATGGACAAATTCTCGAACCGCAAAAAGAAGATGCAGAAACAAGAAAGGCAAGATGCCTAGAAAATATTAACACTATTGCTGAACTAGCTTTAAAAGAAAATGTCAATTTATTGGTGGAAAACCTTCCTTATGCTTACACAGTTTTTGGCCAAGAAGACTATTTTGACCTGTTTAAACAAATTCCCAGCGTTGGTTCAATAATTGACGTTGGTCACTGTCTAATTAAAGGCTGGGATATCCCTACAGTTTTAGAGATTTTAGGCTCGAAGATAGATGCTTTCCATATTAATGATAATTATGGTTTAAACCAAGCTGATGTTCACATGAAAGTGGGCGATGGCGTCTTCGATTACAAAGAATTCATAAAAGCTTATAAAAAATTCTGCCCAGACGCCCGCCTTGTATTAGAGTACTTAAATGTAACAACTGAAGAGATTGTTGAAAATGCAAACATGATCAGTAATTTATTGGCTGAATAA
- a CDS encoding ABC transporter ATP-binding protein: protein MKSIDFVNVHKSYGHVEVINGLNLNIPSGIRLVLLGPSGCGKTTILRMISGLESITAGDLFMGGKKVNDVEPGDRNVSMVFQNYALYPHMTIEDNILFGMQVAKVDKKDQQERLYWALNILELTPYIKRYPKELSGGQRQRVALCRALVKKAPYLLLDEPLSNLDAQLRTNARAELIKIHEVYSPTFVYVTHDQVEAMTIGHQIVVLNKGVIQQLDSPDAIYKMPKNVFVAKFIGSPSMNIIEVIIDGHDMILDNTRIKIPPYWIELVGNRTKVKFGIRPEHVVLNNSRGDKQLKIGYTENHGNRKCYSFAVGKDQLMATSDPDETISNVIYMNIPWDKVHFFDSDTDENIGYPSKLKNEETNE from the coding sequence ATGAAAAGTATCGATTTTGTAAATGTACATAAAAGCTATGGTCATGTTGAAGTTATCAACGGTCTGAATTTAAATATTCCATCAGGCATTCGATTGGTCCTTCTCGGACCATCTGGTTGTGGTAAAACAACAATCTTGCGTATGATTTCAGGCCTTGAATCAATCACTGCAGGTGATCTTTTCATGGGAGGAAAAAAGGTCAATGATGTCGAACCTGGCGACCGCAATGTTTCAATGGTGTTTCAAAATTATGCGCTTTATCCGCATATGACAATTGAAGATAATATCCTATTTGGTATGCAAGTGGCGAAAGTCGACAAAAAGGACCAGCAAGAACGTTTGTATTGGGCGTTAAATATCCTTGAGTTAACGCCCTATATAAAACGTTATCCTAAAGAATTATCAGGTGGGCAAAGACAACGCGTAGCACTTTGTCGAGCCTTGGTTAAAAAAGCGCCGTATTTATTGCTTGATGAGCCATTATCAAACTTAGATGCTCAGTTACGAACAAATGCAAGAGCGGAATTAATTAAAATACACGAAGTATATAGCCCAACTTTTGTTTATGTAACTCACGACCAAGTGGAAGCCATGACAATAGGCCATCAAATTGTCGTGCTAAATAAAGGCGTTATTCAACAACTCGATTCACCAGATGCTATCTACAAAATGCCAAAAAATGTTTTTGTAGCTAAGTTTATCGGCTCGCCCAGCATGAACATTATTGAAGTTATTATCGATGGACATGACATGATATTGGACAACACCCGTATTAAGATTCCCCCATATTGGATTGAGTTAGTTGGTAATCGCACAAAAGTTAAATTTGGTATCAGGCCTGAACATGTCGTACTCAATAATTCGAGAGGTGATAAACAACTTAAGATAGGTTATACAGAGAATCATGGCAACCGTAAATGTTACTCGTTTGCAGTTGGAAAAGATCAATTGATGGCTACTTCAGACCCTGATGAAACAATTTCGAATGTGATCTATATGAATATTCCTTGGGACAAAGTTCACTTCTTTGATAGTGATACTGACGAGAATATTGGTTACCCATCAAAATTGAAGAATGAGGAGACAAATGAATAA
- a CDS encoding carbohydrate ABC transporter permease — MLIKNPRIFKQVLWHLLLLAMIFITLYPLVFMVSASFKTNVELFSSGLHILPSSPTLVNFNAVFSKHPVVSFILNSLVIASIVTIAKVITSVLTSYALVFMDLKYKEVIFYIFTLTMFVPFSVIMIPNYLTINKLGLMNKLVGVALPQLADAMGIFRIRQAMRQIPKSLVESARIEKVNHFTTLLRIVIPLVRSSIVAMSIIFFINSWNEFIWPMLILKSREKSTVTIALHYFLNSEGGSAWGSSMALATIATIVPLFLYLISQRQIISTFLQSGLKE; from the coding sequence ATGCTAATTAAAAACCCGCGCATTTTTAAACAGGTGCTATGGCACTTGTTATTATTGGCGATGATTTTCATCACGCTCTACCCTTTGGTATTTATGGTTTCTGCTTCGTTCAAAACTAATGTTGAGTTGTTCTCGTCTGGTTTGCACATTCTCCCATCATCGCCAACACTTGTTAATTTCAATGCTGTTTTCTCAAAACATCCTGTTGTAAGTTTCATCCTCAATTCTCTGGTCATCGCATCTATTGTGACAATTGCTAAAGTAATCACCAGTGTTTTAACCAGTTATGCGCTTGTTTTTATGGATCTTAAGTACAAGGAAGTGATTTTTTATATCTTTACACTTACGATGTTTGTTCCTTTTTCAGTCATTATGATTCCTAACTATTTGACAATTAATAAATTAGGCTTAATGAACAAACTTGTTGGCGTTGCATTGCCCCAATTAGCTGACGCCATGGGTATATTTCGTATTCGCCAGGCGATGCGACAAATCCCCAAATCGTTGGTAGAGTCGGCTCGAATTGAAAAAGTAAATCACTTCACTACATTGCTCAGAATTGTGATACCTTTGGTAAGATCATCGATTGTAGCAATGAGCATCATCTTTTTCATTAACTCATGGAATGAGTTCATTTGGCCAATGCTAATTCTTAAGTCGCGTGAAAAATCAACCGTTACAATTGCTTTGCATTATTTTTTAAACAGTGAGGGCGGAAGCGCATGGGGATCGTCGATGGCCCTCGCAACAATTGCTACAATCGTTCCTTTGTTTTTGTACCTAATTTCTCAAAGACAAATTATCAGCACATTTTTGCAATCCGGCCTTAAGGAGTAA
- a CDS encoding carbohydrate ABC transporter permease, producing MNIFRGLKKFQYKKFEPLLYLFPVIIIYAIFMVWPIIHNIYLSTLQWNMVSPNKVFVGLRNFQTIFKDPQFPLILQNTVIYVLIMLVLNFVIPYLIAYILAQLIRSGNHFYRSIFFFPSLLSLAVASIIFMWLLTPLGGPLTELLKIVGIKAPNWFNTPYYVLVALSIITAWRCFGFNLIIFIGAILDVPDELIQAAKIEKASDWLIFWRIVRPLTSSAALYVFIITFVFGLQYVFTPIHMLTVGGPNQHSSNLVYIVYQFGFKFFQSGQASAYALVSMVMFLIIIIIQKIVDRRVFYAN from the coding sequence ATGAACATTTTTCGAGGATTGAAGAAGTTTCAATATAAGAAATTTGAACCCCTACTTTACCTTTTCCCGGTAATTATCATCTATGCTATATTTATGGTTTGGCCCATCATTCATAACATTTATTTGAGTACTCTTCAATGGAATATGGTTTCGCCAAACAAGGTTTTTGTTGGGCTGAGAAACTTCCAAACCATATTTAAAGACCCTCAATTCCCGTTAATCCTGCAAAACACAGTGATCTATGTTCTGATCATGCTAGTGCTAAACTTTGTTATACCTTACTTAATTGCTTATATATTGGCTCAACTGATTAGGTCAGGCAACCATTTTTATCGATCAATTTTTTTCTTTCCCAGCTTACTCTCCCTAGCCGTTGCTTCGATCATATTTATGTGGTTGCTGACTCCGTTAGGGGGTCCATTAACTGAGTTATTAAAAATTGTAGGGATAAAAGCTCCAAATTGGTTTAATACTCCTTATTATGTACTGGTCGCTCTTAGCATTATTACTGCTTGGCGTTGCTTTGGCTTTAATCTGATCATTTTCATTGGAGCGATTCTTGATGTTCCGGATGAGTTAATTCAAGCCGCAAAAATTGAAAAAGCCTCTGATTGGCTAATTTTTTGGCGTATCGTACGTCCATTAACTTCGTCAGCTGCCTTGTATGTTTTTATCATTACTTTTGTGTTTGGTCTTCAGTATGTTTTTACGCCTATCCACATGTTAACTGTTGGCGGACCAAATCAGCATAGCTCAAACTTGGTGTATATAGTTTATCAATTTGGGTTTAAGTTTTTCCAATCCGGACAGGCTTCTGCATACGCGTTAGTATCGATGGTGATGTTCTTGATCATAATCATTATTCAAAAAATTGTCGACAGGAGAGTGTTCTATGCTAATTAA
- a CDS encoding ABC transporter substrate-binding protein yields the protein MLKTKKHLLLLVVLIALLTVAACSGKPAEAPVEPDAPETEKEWPAVTIEYWHINNETFGLPAIRQLIEEFNATNGKNITVVEKFIPDVYTGVAQNLQASLAAGIYPGVVQVGYVYLNYFADNFPQFTDPQTVIEKYAPEDAGFLDEIYSEAVLALGTSISGRTLGMPYSVSTPLLYYNADLFREAGLDPDNPPATWDEVRAAAEAIKEKTGLYGLYLQAPTDTYNVIPIMLSNGLDEMYQINADGTYAAAFNTPETIEAWTFIQEMTSDGLNIHVPLEEGVGAFAGGTVGMMITTSGRINYLMENTEFDVRATYHPTWGDKDRKVCIGGNLLVIVAENEDDILASWEWLKFIFKPESIALWTQGTGYLPPTKTAVESVEIKEWLDSNPMASIAYKQLLSDAVPWTSWPGPNGLQVDQYLVDMRDAILSNFDDVQTAVDDAESKINTLLNQ from the coding sequence ATGTTGAAAACAAAAAAACACTTGCTTTTATTAGTGGTTTTAATTGCACTGCTAACTGTTGCAGCATGCAGTGGAAAACCAGCTGAAGCCCCCGTCGAACCTGACGCTCCCGAAACAGAAAAAGAGTGGCCAGCAGTAACAATTGAGTATTGGCACATCAATAACGAGACCTTTGGTTTGCCCGCTATCCGCCAGTTAATTGAAGAATTCAACGCAACTAATGGCAAAAATATTACTGTGGTTGAGAAATTCATCCCTGATGTTTATACTGGCGTTGCACAAAACTTGCAGGCGTCACTTGCTGCGGGGATTTATCCAGGCGTTGTTCAAGTAGGTTATGTATATTTGAATTATTTCGCTGATAACTTTCCGCAATTTACCGACCCTCAAACTGTTATTGAAAAATATGCTCCTGAAGATGCTGGTTTCTTAGATGAAATTTACTCTGAAGCCGTTTTAGCTCTGGGAACATCTATTAGCGGTAGAACTCTGGGAATGCCTTATTCAGTAAGTACCCCACTGCTGTATTACAATGCGGACCTCTTCAGAGAAGCGGGACTCGATCCTGACAACCCACCTGCAACATGGGATGAAGTTAGAGCAGCCGCTGAAGCCATTAAAGAGAAGACTGGATTATATGGTCTGTATTTGCAAGCACCTACAGATACTTATAATGTAATACCAATAATGCTCTCTAACGGCCTTGATGAAATGTATCAAATCAATGCTGATGGTACTTATGCAGCAGCATTCAACACACCAGAAACTATTGAAGCATGGACTTTCATCCAAGAAATGACTTCTGATGGGCTAAATATTCACGTACCCCTTGAAGAGGGCGTGGGTGCTTTTGCAGGCGGCACGGTTGGAATGATGATTACAACCTCAGGGCGAATTAACTATCTGATGGAAAACACAGAGTTTGATGTCCGCGCCACATACCATCCGACATGGGGCGATAAAGACCGCAAAGTATGCATTGGCGGTAATCTTTTAGTTATTGTTGCTGAAAATGAAGATGACATTCTAGCAAGCTGGGAATGGCTTAAGTTCATCTTTAAACCAGAATCAATTGCTCTGTGGACTCAGGGAACTGGCTACCTTCCACCAACAAAAACAGCAGTTGAATCAGTTGAAATTAAGGAATGGCTAGATTCTAACCCAATGGCGTCCATAGCCTACAAACAACTTTTGAGCGATGCAGTTCCTTGGACATCTTGGCCTGGCCCTAACGGTCTCCAAGTTGATCAATATCTTGTTGATATGAGAGATGCGATACTTTCCAACTTCGATGATGTTCAAACAGCTGTAGACGATGCAGAATCTAAGATCAACACGCTGTTAAACCAGTAA
- a CDS encoding DUF3788 family protein, translating into MTDERLLDRNNPPEPELIRQLIGDEAFSLWEQVNQYLQKQYPDFQGGMTYYNAQRGWGQDYRKGAQRLCMLFPERGGLTAFLTLSQDGEEAAQARIRYFNARLRTLLNQPSALPQGRWLWMRLEDYTDLVSLKLLLEITSSYPK; encoded by the coding sequence ATGACGGATGAGCGATTGCTGGATCGAAATAATCCCCCTGAACCCGAACTGATTCGCCAGCTGATTGGCGATGAGGCTTTCTCTCTTTGGGAACAGGTCAATCAATATTTACAAAAGCAATATCCGGACTTTCAGGGCGGTATGACGTATTACAATGCCCAGCGCGGCTGGGGGCAGGATTATCGCAAAGGTGCACAACGCTTGTGTATGCTGTTTCCAGAGCGGGGCGGCTTGACCGCCTTTCTTACCCTCAGTCAGGACGGTGAAGAAGCAGCCCAAGCTAGGATCCGTTACTTCAATGCTCGCCTGCGCACTTTGTTAAATCAGCCCTCAGCTTTACCCCAGGGACGTTGGCTGTGGATGCGCCTTGAGGACTATACGGATTTGGTGAGTTTGAAATTATTGCTTGAGATCACTTCCAGCTATCCGAAGTGA